The following proteins come from a genomic window of Syntrophorhabdaceae bacterium:
- a CDS encoding IS481 family transposase: protein MTQAQYIINRKLNILELGQTLGNITDACRRLGVSRQHYYDIKTAIMEEGLEGLLEKSRCAPRIGNRVPSVVEQALLDYSLEYPTHGQTRTANELKKKGIDISAGGVRSVWLRHNLHLKSLRLNRLEKWAADNVNILTESQVEALENAKEEEKVHGEIESPHPGFLFAQDTCYIGYIKGIGKLYQQTGIDTHSNIGFAKVYTEKTSLTAADFLNDSVLPFFDEQCIRVLRILTDNGPEYCGRPESHPYQLFLHLNDIEHTRIKVRHPQTNGAVERLNQTVQEEFYKVAFRRKLYRSIEEIQTDLDIFMSWYNNDRTNQGRYCQGRTPMQTFVDDLPLYQKYVYENVDEIMAV, encoded by the coding sequence ATGACTCAAGCACAGTATATCATCAATCGGAAGTTAAATATCTTAGAACTTGGCCAGACACTCGGCAATATAACCGATGCATGCCGCAGGCTAGGCGTAAGCCGCCAACACTACTACGATATAAAGACGGCGATAATGGAAGAGGGTCTCGAAGGACTTCTTGAAAAATCCCGGTGCGCTCCCCGAATTGGCAACCGGGTGCCCTCTGTGGTCGAACAGGCCCTGCTGGATTATTCCCTGGAATATCCCACCCACGGCCAGACCCGGACCGCAAACGAGCTGAAGAAGAAAGGCATTGATATCAGTGCCGGCGGTGTCAGGAGCGTCTGGCTCAGGCATAATCTCCATTTAAAAAGCCTACGGCTTAACAGGCTGGAGAAATGGGCGGCAGACAATGTGAACATCCTTACTGAGTCCCAGGTCGAGGCCCTCGAGAATGCGAAGGAAGAGGAAAAGGTCCATGGTGAGATTGAGAGCCCTCACCCCGGGTTCCTCTTTGCCCAGGATACCTGCTATATCGGGTACATAAAAGGCATCGGCAAACTTTACCAGCAGACAGGGATAGATACGCACAGCAATATAGGGTTCGCCAAGGTCTATACGGAAAAGACCTCGCTGACAGCAGCGGACTTCTTAAACGACAGCGTGCTGCCGTTCTTTGACGAGCAGTGCATCAGGGTTCTGAGAATCTTGACCGATAACGGCCCTGAATACTGCGGTCGTCCCGAGAGCCACCCCTATCAGCTCTTTCTCCATCTCAACGATATCGAGCACACGAGGATCAAGGTCCGGCATCCGCAGACCAACGGCGCCGTTGAACGTCTCAACCAGACAGTCCAGGAGGAATTTTACAAGGTGGCTTTTCGCAGAAAGCTGTATCGATCCATAGAAGAGATCCAGACCGATCTGGATATATTTATGTCCTGGTACAACAATGACCGGACAAATCAGGGACGTTACTGCCAAGGGCGCACCCCGATGCAGACCTTTGTCGACGATCTGCCGTTGTATCAAAAATATGTTTACGAAAATGTGGATGAAATAATGGCCGTGTAG